Proteins co-encoded in one Ziziphus jujuba cultivar Dongzao chromosome 9, ASM3175591v1 genomic window:
- the LOC112493097 gene encoding uncharacterized protein LOC112493097 — MSSSSLVVEIESLESLEILENLEKLFEMTLRGKWEEVVKIYENDPSTHKARITQTGRTALHAAVIQNEKEIVSKLVKVIMKEDREALGVQNDAGYTALHHAASVGSVGMCKCIAKDYPQLIGVKTNRSKTPLYIAVLNGKKDAFSYLHSLCLSSESMASCYSYAKRDRDGTTILHAAIRREHFDLGYLIIHMYEDLVNSVNNKGLTPIHFLASHSSAFKSGSKLGLWKGLIYKCIVVDELKLDPSNPHSDDRKNGVQNYK; from the exons ATGTCGTCGTCGTCTTTGGTAGTGGAGATTGAAAGTTTGGAAAGTttggaaattttggaaaatttggaaaaattgtttGAAATGACACTGCGAGGAAAATGGGAAGAAGTAGTGAAAATATATGAGAACGATCCAAGCACTCACAAAGCGAGAATCACACAGACGGGCAGGACAGCTTTGCATGCGGCAGTGATACAAAACGAAAAAGAGATTGTTTCAAAACTTGTAAAAGTGATAATGAAAGAAGACAGAGAAGCACTTGGAGTTCAAAATGACGCAGGCTATACAGCTCTTCATCATGCAGCATCTGTGGGGAGCGTAGGTATGTGTAAGTGCATTGCCAAGGATTATCCACAGCTGATCGGCGTCAAAACCAATAGGTCTAAGACTCCTCTATACATTGCAGTTCTAAATGGAAAGAAGGATGCTTTCTCGTACCTTCATTCCCTATGCTTATCTTCCGAGTCTATGGCTAGTTGCTATTCTTATGCCAAGAGAGACCGAGATGGTACAACTATCCTGCATGCTGCAATCCGTAGGGAGCACTTTG ATTTGGGATACCTTATAATTCACATGTACGAGGATCTTGTTAATTCCGTGAATAACAAGGGATTAACTCCGATCCATTTTTTGGCCTCTCACTCATCTGCCTTCAAAAGTGGTAGTAAGCTTGGATTATGGAAGGGACTCATCTATAAAT GTATAGTTGTGGATGAGCTCAAGCTTGATCCTTCAAATCCCCACTCTGATGATAGAAAGAATGGCGTTCAAAACTATAAgtaa